A window of Oncorhynchus kisutch isolate 150728-3 linkage group LG10, Okis_V2, whole genome shotgun sequence contains these coding sequences:
- the LOC109893363 gene encoding LOW QUALITY PROTEIN: 7,8-dihydro-8-oxoguanine triphosphatase-like (The sequence of the model RefSeq protein was modified relative to this genomic sequence to represent the inferred CDS: inserted 4 bases in 2 codons), with amino-acid sequence MLTNKLLTLVQPGRVLLGMKKRWFGAGKWNGFGGKVQPGETIEEAARRELQEESGLTVDALDKIGNXTFEFIGEXQLLDVHVFRADNYNGEPTESDEMSPQWFDSDKIPFGQMWVDDILWFPLMLQKKFFGYFKFQGHDLMTLSITS; translated from the exons ATGTTAACCAACAAGCTGCTGACCCTGGTGCAGCCTGGACGGGTGCTACTGGGCATGAAGAAGAGATGGTTCGGAGCAGGGAAGTGGAATGGGTTTGGTGGCAAAGTCCAACCTGGGGAGACTATTGAAGAGGCTGCCAGGCG AGAACTGCAGGAGGAAAGTGGCCTCACAGTGGATGCACTTGATAAGATTGGAAA AACATTTGAATTCATCGGAGA ACAGCTGCTTGATGTGCATGTTTTCCGAGCTGACAACTACAACGGGGAGCCAACAGAGTCAGATG AGATGTCTCCACAGTGGTTCGACTCGGACAAGATACCCTTTGGTCAAATGTGGGTTGACGATATTCTGTGGTTTCCACTGATGCTTCAAAAGAAGTTCTTTGGCTACTTCAAGTTTCAGGGTCATGACTTGATGACTTTATCGATCACAAGTTAG
- the mrm2 gene encoding rRNA methyltransferase 2, mitochondrial isoform X4 → MWYSVLQKSYLHTSVHVLKKAAHNLKGKSTADQRWIVRQLNDPFVKAAHVHNYRCRSAFKLLEIDDKYKLLKPGFNVIDCGAAPGAWSQIAVHRVNSTGANGEFPRGTVVGIDLLRIAPLDGAHFLSNHDITDPVTHAKLLQLLPGAQAHVIMSDMAPNASGFKEMDHEKLITMSLSLIDLAAKVLQTGGSLIYKVISTSTGQNVLYVSSPCHQSHRVPQGLYRENRLDERATDTMTNEKADATEAVHYK, encoded by the exons ATGTGGTACTCAGTGTTACAAAAATCATATCTACATACCTCTGTGCATGTCCTAAAAAAGGCTGCGCATAATCTGAAAGGAAAGAGTACTGCCGATCAGCGTTGGATAGTTCGGCAGCTTAATGACCCCTTTGTGAAGGCTGCCCATGTGCACAACTACCGGTGTAGAAGCGCCTTCAAACTGCTGGAGATTGATGACAAATACAAACTTTTAAAACCCGGATTCAACGTAATAGATTGTGGTGCTGCACCGGGTGCTTGGAGCCAGATAGCTGTTCACAGGGTCAACTCAACTGGGGCTA ACGGAGAATTCCCCCGTGGCACTGTGGTTGGAATTGACCTTCTGCGTATAGCACCTCTAGATGGAGCTCACTTCCTGTCCAATCATGACATCACCGACCCAGTCACACATGCCAAGCTGCTTCAACTTCTCCCTGGTGCTCAGGCTCATGTCATCATGAGTGATATGGCACCCAATGCCAGTGGTTTCAAGGAGATGGACCATGAAAAACTCATCACAATGTCATTGTCATTGATTGACTTGGCTGCGAAGGTGTTGCAGACCGGTGGCTCTCTCATTT ACAAGGTGATATCAACATCTACGGGCCAGAATGTATTGTATGTATCAAGCCCTTGTCATCAGAGCCACCGTGTTCCTCAA GGCTTGTATAGGGAAAACAGGCTGGATGAAAGAGCCACGGACACCATGACTAATGAAAAGGCTGATGCCACTGAAGCCGTGCATTATAAATAG
- the mrm2 gene encoding rRNA methyltransferase 2, mitochondrial isoform X3 has protein sequence MWYSVLQKSYLHTSVHVLKKAAHNLKGKSTADQRWIVRQLNDPFVKAAHVHNYRCRSAFKLLEIDDKYKLLKPGFNVIDCGAAPGAWSQIAVHRVNSTGANGEFPRGTVVGIDLLRIAPLDGAHFLSNHDITDPVTHAKLLQLLPGAQAHVIMSDMAPNASGFKEMDHEKLITMSLSLIDLAAKVLQTGGSLICKYWDGALAHQLQQKLSAVFRDVRTVKPKASRKESSELFFLARSYRENKIVQGDINIYGPECIVCIKPLSSEPPCSSRLV, from the exons ATGTGGTACTCAGTGTTACAAAAATCATATCTACATACCTCTGTGCATGTCCTAAAAAAGGCTGCGCATAATCTGAAAGGAAAGAGTACTGCCGATCAGCGTTGGATAGTTCGGCAGCTTAATGACCCCTTTGTGAAGGCTGCCCATGTGCACAACTACCGGTGTAGAAGCGCCTTCAAACTGCTGGAGATTGATGACAAATACAAACTTTTAAAACCCGGATTCAACGTAATAGATTGTGGTGCTGCACCGGGTGCTTGGAGCCAGATAGCTGTTCACAGGGTCAACTCAACTGGGGCTA ACGGAGAATTCCCCCGTGGCACTGTGGTTGGAATTGACCTTCTGCGTATAGCACCTCTAGATGGAGCTCACTTCCTGTCCAATCATGACATCACCGACCCAGTCACACATGCCAAGCTGCTTCAACTTCTCCCTGGTGCTCAGGCTCATGTCATCATGAGTGATATGGCACCCAATGCCAGTGGTTTCAAGGAGATGGACCATGAAAAACTCATCACAATGTCATTGTCATTGATTGACTTGGCTGCGAAGGTGTTGCAGACCGGTGGCTCTCTCATTTGTAAGTATTGGGACGGGGCATTGGCGCACCAGCTTCAGCAGAAGCTTTCAGCTGTGTTCCGTGACGTCAGGACAGTCAAACCAAAAGCCAGCCGAAAGGAGTCGTCCGAGTTGTTTTTCCTTGCCCGGTCGTACAGAGAAAATAAAATAGT ACAAGGTGATATCAACATCTACGGGCCAGAATGTATTGTATGTATCAAGCCCTTGTCATCAGAGCCACCGTGTTCCTCAA GGCTTGTATAG
- the mrm2 gene encoding rRNA methyltransferase 2, mitochondrial isoform X2, with translation MWYSVLQKSYLHTSVHVLKKAAHNLKGKSTADQRWIVRQLNDPFVKAAHVHNYRCRSAFKLLEIDDKYKLLKPGFNVIDCGAAPGAWSQIAVHRVNSTGANGEFPRGTVVGIDLLRIAPLDGAHFLSNHDITDPVTHAKLLQLLPGAQAHVIMSDMAPNASGFKEMDHEKLITMSLSLIDLAAKVLQTGGSLICKYWDGALAHQLQQKLSAVFRDVRTVKPKASRKESSELFFLARSYRENKIVQGDINIYGPECIGLYRENRLDERATDTMTNEKADATEAVHYK, from the exons ATGTGGTACTCAGTGTTACAAAAATCATATCTACATACCTCTGTGCATGTCCTAAAAAAGGCTGCGCATAATCTGAAAGGAAAGAGTACTGCCGATCAGCGTTGGATAGTTCGGCAGCTTAATGACCCCTTTGTGAAGGCTGCCCATGTGCACAACTACCGGTGTAGAAGCGCCTTCAAACTGCTGGAGATTGATGACAAATACAAACTTTTAAAACCCGGATTCAACGTAATAGATTGTGGTGCTGCACCGGGTGCTTGGAGCCAGATAGCTGTTCACAGGGTCAACTCAACTGGGGCTA ACGGAGAATTCCCCCGTGGCACTGTGGTTGGAATTGACCTTCTGCGTATAGCACCTCTAGATGGAGCTCACTTCCTGTCCAATCATGACATCACCGACCCAGTCACACATGCCAAGCTGCTTCAACTTCTCCCTGGTGCTCAGGCTCATGTCATCATGAGTGATATGGCACCCAATGCCAGTGGTTTCAAGGAGATGGACCATGAAAAACTCATCACAATGTCATTGTCATTGATTGACTTGGCTGCGAAGGTGTTGCAGACCGGTGGCTCTCTCATTTGTAAGTATTGGGACGGGGCATTGGCGCACCAGCTTCAGCAGAAGCTTTCAGCTGTGTTCCGTGACGTCAGGACAGTCAAACCAAAAGCCAGCCGAAAGGAGTCGTCCGAGTTGTTTTTCCTTGCCCGGTCGTACAGAGAAAATAAAATAGT ACAAGGTGATATCAACATCTACGGGCCAGAATGTATT GGCTTGTATAGGGAAAACAGGCTGGATGAAAGAGCCACGGACACCATGACTAATGAAAAGGCTGATGCCACTGAAGCCGTGCATTATAAATAG
- the mrm2 gene encoding rRNA methyltransferase 2, mitochondrial isoform X1, whose translation MWYSVLQKSYLHTSVHVLKKAAHNLKGKSTADQRWIVRQLNDPFVKAAHVHNYRCRSAFKLLEIDDKYKLLKPGFNVIDCGAAPGAWSQIAVHRVNSTGANGEFPRGTVVGIDLLRIAPLDGAHFLSNHDITDPVTHAKLLQLLPGAQAHVIMSDMAPNASGFKEMDHEKLITMSLSLIDLAAKVLQTGGSLICKYWDGALAHQLQQKLSAVFRDVRTVKPKASRKESSELFFLARSYRENKIVQGDINIYGPECIVCIKPLSSEPPCSSSKFLCTSEQLFFLCQACLK comes from the exons ATGTGGTACTCAGTGTTACAAAAATCATATCTACATACCTCTGTGCATGTCCTAAAAAAGGCTGCGCATAATCTGAAAGGAAAGAGTACTGCCGATCAGCGTTGGATAGTTCGGCAGCTTAATGACCCCTTTGTGAAGGCTGCCCATGTGCACAACTACCGGTGTAGAAGCGCCTTCAAACTGCTGGAGATTGATGACAAATACAAACTTTTAAAACCCGGATTCAACGTAATAGATTGTGGTGCTGCACCGGGTGCTTGGAGCCAGATAGCTGTTCACAGGGTCAACTCAACTGGGGCTA ACGGAGAATTCCCCCGTGGCACTGTGGTTGGAATTGACCTTCTGCGTATAGCACCTCTAGATGGAGCTCACTTCCTGTCCAATCATGACATCACCGACCCAGTCACACATGCCAAGCTGCTTCAACTTCTCCCTGGTGCTCAGGCTCATGTCATCATGAGTGATATGGCACCCAATGCCAGTGGTTTCAAGGAGATGGACCATGAAAAACTCATCACAATGTCATTGTCATTGATTGACTTGGCTGCGAAGGTGTTGCAGACCGGTGGCTCTCTCATTTGTAAGTATTGGGACGGGGCATTGGCGCACCAGCTTCAGCAGAAGCTTTCAGCTGTGTTCCGTGACGTCAGGACAGTCAAACCAAAAGCCAGCCGAAAGGAGTCGTCCGAGTTGTTTTTCCTTGCCCGGTCGTACAGAGAAAATAAAATAGT ACAAGGTGATATCAACATCTACGGGCCAGAATGTATTGTATGTATCAAGCCCTTGTCATCAGAGCCACCGTGTTCCTCAAGTAAATTTCTGTGCACGTCAGAACAATTATTTTTCCTTTGTCAGGCATGTCTGAAGTAG